The genomic window GTCGTCCGTGACGGAATCGAACGCGTCCGTCGGCGGAGACGACGAACCCGACACCGAAACGGACCGAAGGCACGGGTTCCACGCGCTGTCCACGCGGACCGGTCGCTCGGAACCGCTCGCCGTCGACGCCGTCACGGCGACGGCCGCGGACGTTCGGGAGCCGCTCGAGCGGATCGGTCGCGTACTGGGACGGAAACGGGGGCGACGCTTCACGGATGCGCCGACGGGCTCCGAACTGAACGTCCGCCGGACGCTGCGCCGGAGCTTCGGGACCGGCGGAACAGTTCTCGACGTCGAGCGATACGACTACGATCGAACGGCGGTGAACGCCGTCGTCCTCGTCGACGTGAGCCGTTCGGTCCTCGACAGCGTCGATCGCGGGTTTCTGCTGGGCGTCCTTCGGCAGCTGCACGCCGACTGGCGATCGGTCCGCATCTTCTTCTTCGATACCAGTCTGCGAGAGGTCACGGCGCAGTTCGACGAACCGTCGTCCGAACGCGCGATCGCGGCCCTCGAGCGGGCCGAGACCGAGTGGGGCGGTGGCACCAAGATCGGGCACGCGCTCTCGACGCTTCGGAACGACTATCCCGAGGTCGTCGACCGAGAGACGGCCGTGTTCGTGATCAGTGACGGCCTCGAGGTCGGCGAACTCGATCGGCTCGAACGGGGGATGAACTGGCTCTCGGCGCGAGCGGACGCGGTCCTCTGGCTCAATCCCTTGGCGGCCGACGCCGAATACGAGCCCGCCTGCCGCGGCATGGCGGTCGCCGCTCCGTTCGTCGACGGACTGTTCGGGTTCGCCCGGCCGACAGACCTCGAGGAGATCGCCAGACAGCTCTCGCTTCGCGGCGTTCACGGTCGGATCGGCTACGAGTACGACGGGCGCGGCGACGCGAACGCGGACCGGCCGTCCTGACCACGAGAAAGTATAATTATACGAGCGGCCAAGTCATGATATGACTTCGCAAGACTGGAGCGTGCCCGAGACGGAAGTCCTCGGCGCGGTCCGCGAGGCGTGTACGTCGGATCGGCGAGCGGTTCTCGCGACGATCGTCCGCGTGGAGGGAAGCGCGTACCGCCGGCCGGGGACGAAAATGCTGATCGACGGCGACGGGGACGGCGTCGGGAGCCTCACCGCGGGCTGCCTCGAGGACGAAGTTCGCTCGCTCGCGGCGTCCGTCCTCGAGTCCGGGCGGCCTCGGCTCGAGCGATTCGACTTGAGCGGAGACGACGACGTGTGGGGACTCGGTATCGGCTGTAACGGCGTGATCGATATCTTCCTCGAACCACTCACCGACACACTCGAACCACCGCTGAGCGTAGTCGACGACGGCGGTGACTGTACGGTCGTCACGGTCCTCGAGAGCGAGGACGCGGCGTTCGCCCGCGGCGATCGTGCGTACTACCACGCCGACGCCGGCGAGTTCCGTGAGCTATCCGGGACGTGGCCCGACGACGTGACGGCCCGGCTCGAGGAGTCCGCATCGGCGCTCGCGCCGGCCGGCACCGCGGAGACGGTCACGATCGACAGGGGCGGTTCGGCGGTGACGCTCTTTCTCGACGGAATCGCCGCGCCGCCGGAGCTCGTGGTCTTCGGGTCGGGACACGATGTCGCCCCGGTCGTCCGGTTGGCGACGCTGGCCGACTTTCGGGTGATCGTCGTCGGCTTCCGCGGGGCCGTCGCGACGAGCGACCGGTTCCCCGCCGCGGATCGCACCGTCTCGACGGCGCCCGCACGCATCCGCGAGACGCTCGAGTTGGACGAGCGGACGTACGCCGTCGTCATGAGTCACAACTTCGTGGACGATCGGCTCGCCCTCGACGAACTCGTGCGGTCGCCGGTCCCCTACGTCGGTCTGATGGGACCGAGCAAGCGCTTCGAGGAAATGCTCGAGGCGTTCGCCGAGGAGGATCGAACGTTCACGGAGGCGGAACTCGCGTCCGTCTACACGCCGATCGGACTGGATCTGGGGAGCGAGACACCGCATCAGATCGCGATGAGCATCGTCTCCGAGGCCCTCGCCGTCCACAACGACCGCTCGCCGGCCCATCTCAGGGACCGGGACGGCGCGCTCCACGACCGAGCCGATATCGAACTCGACGACCCGCCACAGCAGTGACCGACGCCCGCGAGGCCGCCGTCGGGTCGCCGCGATCGGTGCCGTCGCGGCGCGGGTGTGTGGCTTCGTGTGCTTTCCGACAGTCTGGTCCTCGTCCCGCGCGTGAGTACCCGTCTACGGCCCGGTCGCGGTCGCTGAGACGCGAAACACCTAACCCGGTCGCCGCTCGATAACGAACACATGGCGACGCCCGTCACGGCTGCGTTCGGTTCGTTCGACGGTCCGCGCGCCGGCGTTTTCGTAGGGGCGCACTAGCCCCGCGTTCACCACCCCGTTTCGACGGATGTATTGTCGCCGACCGGTATTCACCGAGCAACGGACCACTCTATGGACGACAGTCAACCGCACTTCCGGCGATCGACGCACCGACCACGCCCGCGACGGGCGGTGAGACCATGAGCACGGACACGCCCGAACACGCCGACGACGAGCCCAGCCTCGAGGGCGGCTACGATCCCGACGCCGTCGAATCGCGCTGGCAGCAGCGCTGGATCGACGAGGACGTTTACGCCTACGAGGGCGACGAAAAGCGGGATCCGAACACCGTTTACTCGATCGACACGCCGCCGCCGACGGTCTCGGGCAGCCTGCACATGGGCCACCTCTACGGCTCGACGCTGCAGGACTTCGCGGCCCGGTTCCAGCGGATGCACGACGGCGACGTGCTCTTTCCCTTCGGCTACGACGACAACGGGATCGCCAGCGAGCGCCTGACCGAGTCGGAACTGGACATCCGCCATCAGGACTACGAGCGCCGGGAGTTCCAGGAACTCTGCCGCGAGGTCTGTCAGGAGTACGAGGACGACTTCACCCGCAAGATGCAGAACCTCGGAACCTCGATCGACTGGAACAACACGTACAAGACGATCGAACCTCGCGTCCAGCGGATCTCCCAGCTCTCCTTCCTCGACCTCCACGAGAAGGGACGCGAGTATCGGAAGAAGGCACCCGCGATCTGGTGTCCCGACTGCGAGACGGCCATCTCGCAGGTCGAGATGGAAGACGACGAGCGCGGCTCGCACTTTAACGACATCGCGTTCGAACTCGTCGGCGAGGACGCCCCGCGCGAGGAGTTCGTCATCTCGACGACGCGACCGGAACTCATCCCGGCCTGCGTCTCCGTCTTCGTCCACCCGGACGACGAGGAGAATCAGGACCTCGTCGGCGAGACCGCTCGGATTCCGATCTTCGGCCACGAGGTGTCGATCATCGAGGACGAGCGCGTCGACATGGAGAAGGGAAGCGGCGTCGTGATGTGCTGTACCTTCGGCGACCAGAACGACATCGAGTGGTACCAAGCCCACGACCTCCCGCTGCGCGTGGCCATCGACGAGTCCGCGACGATGACCGACCTCGCCGGCCCCTACGAGGGCATGTCCACCGAGGAGGCCCGCGAGGCCATCGTCGAGGACTTAGACGACGAGGGCTACCTCCGCGACCGCCGGGAGATCACCCACGCCGTGCAGGTCCACGAACGCTGTGACACCGCCGTCGAGTACCGCGTCTCCAAGCAGTGGTACGTCGAAATCCTCGACCACAAGGAGGAGTACCTCGAGGCCGGCCGGGAGATGGACTGGTACCCCGAGAAGATGTTCGCCCGCTACGAGCACTGGATCGAGGGCCTCGAGTGGGACTGGCTAATCTCGCGCCAGCGTGACTCGGGCATTCCGTTCCCGGTCTGGTACTGCGGGGACTGTGATCACCCGATCATGGCCGACCGTGAGGACCTGCCGGTCGATCCGCTCTCGGACGAGCCCCCCGTCTCGGCCTGTCCGGAGTGCGGCCACGACGAGTTCGAGGCCGAAGAGGACGTCTTCGACACGTGGGCGACCTCCTCGCTGACCCCGCTGATCAACGCCGGCTGGGACTGGGACGCCGAGAGCGAGGCGTTCACGATGGACAACCCCGAACTCTACCCGTTCGACCTGCGCCCGCAGGGCCACGACATCATCTCGTTCTGGCTGTTTCACACCATCGTCAAGTGCTACGAGCACACCGGCGAGGTGCCCTTCGACGCGACGATGATCAACGGCCACGTGTTAGACGAGAACCGCGAGAAGATGTCCAAATCGCGGGGGAACGTCGTCGCACCCGACGAGGTGCTCGCGGACTACCCCGTCGACGCCGTCCGGTTCTGGGCCGCAAGCGCCGCGGTCGGCGACGACTTCCCGTATCAGGAGAAGGACCTCCGGGCCGGCGAGAAGCTCCTGCGCAAGCTCTGGAACGCCTCGAAACTCGTCGACACGCTCGCGCCCGCCGATCCCGACGAGCCCGCCGACCTCGAGGCGATCGACCGCTGGCTCCTCGCCGAGCTAGACGACGCCGTCGCGGACCTCACCGCCCACCTCGAGGACTACGAGTTCGCGAAGGCCCGCGACCGGCTGCGGACCTTCTTCTGGAACACGTTCTGTGACGACTACCTCGAGATCGCCAAGACCCGAGAGGACAACCCCTCGACGCAGTACGCGCTGCGGACCGCCCACCGCACGTTCCTCGAGCTGTGGGCACCGTTCCTGCCCCACGCGACGGAGGAGATCTGGCAGGCCGTCTACAGCGACGACTCCGAGACCCTCGAGAACGACAGCATCCACGTCCATGACTGGCCCAGCCCACAGGGCTACGATGCTGACCTCGAGGCCGGCGAGACCGCCATGGAAGTCATCTCGGCGCTGCGTCGCTACAAGAGCGAAAACCAGCTACCGCTGAACGCCGACCTCGAGTCGGTCGCCGTCTACGGCCCCATCGAGGGCTTCGAGGACGCGATCCAGCACGTGATGCACGTGCGGGAACTCGACGTGCTCGCGGAGCCGCCGGAGATCACGACCGAGGTCGCCGAAATCGACCTCGACTACTCCACGCTCGGCCCGAAGTTCGGCTCGAAGGTCGGCGAGATCGACGCCGGCATCGAGAGCGGCGAGTACGAAATTGACGACGACGCCGGCGTGCTGCGCGTCGCCGGCGAGGAACTCGAAGAGGAGTTGTTCGAGGTCGAACTCGAGCGCACCTACTCGGGCGAGGGCGAGATGGTCGAAACGGAGTCGGCCGTCGTCATCCTCGAGTAACACCGCAGCGCGCTCTCGCTGTCGTTCCACGAATTCTGACTATCCCGTTCTCGCGTCCGTCTCTCCGTGTTGAACGTCACGAAATACGGCCGAAAACCCCGCCAGTAACAGAATAGTTATGACGACACCGGACAATCGTGACGCGTGCTCTGCTGAAGTCGGAACGAGCCGCCATGTCGTTCGCCGCCGTGTAAGCCGAGTACAGAGCACCATGAAGACAGATACCTCAGACGCCAACCCCGTCGGAACCGATCGGCCCCTTCCCCCGAACACGATTTTCGAGCTCTTGCTCGAGGAACAGCGCCGATACGCACTGTACTACCTCTCCGAGAAAGTGGGGGCAGTCAGCCTCGAGGATCTCATCGACCGAATCGCCGATCGGGAGGGACAGTCGACTCGCGAGCGGATCGACCGGATCACCGTCGAATTCCACCACAACCACCTGCGGAAGCTGATCGACGCGGACGTCCTGCGGTACGACGCGGACGCCGGCACGGTCGAGCGCCGGGCCGCCGCCCGCTCGCTGGATCCGTACCTCGAACTCGCGTCCGTCGACGGCCTGTAGATGACCGCCGTTGCTCGAGTCGGGGCTACGCCCGACTCCGGGCGGCTTCGCACTTTTTGACCCGGATCGCGAGCGCGAGAAACACTGCGAGCAGTACGAAGGTGACTTCGCCCGCAGCGATCACGCCGAGCGCGTCGGCCTCGAGGAACATGGCGGTGTCCCGCGCAACGGGGATGATCGTGTGGTGTGGCTCGCCGACGATCGGAACGAAGTAGTCGACGATGAGGTTGCTCCAGTACCAGACGGCGGCGACGCCGACGGCCCACACCGGAAAGTCGCTGATCCGGTGGAGGACCAGCGCCTGGACGACCATCGCGAGGTGGCTCCAGAAGAGGAAGTGAAACATCACCGGCGAGAGGTACGCGTAGGAGTCGGCAAAGGCGAGCAGCGTCATCGGCGTCCACAGCCCGAGCACGAGGTTACCGAAAAACGCGAGCGCGGTGAGCCACGGCTGCTCGCGGCCCAGTTTCCACGCGGCGATCGCCAGCGCGACGAACAGCGTCGCGAGCGGGCTGTCCGGCACCCACGGCCACAGCACAGTCGCGGTCCGAGTGAACTGCCCCGAGTAGTACCAGAACCCGAAGGCCGTCCCCGCGAGGTTGATCGCCACGACCAGCCACGCGAACCGCAGCCCCAACTCCTCGAGCGTCGTCGGCACCGGCGCGAGATACGCTGGCAGCGACTCGTCGTCGGGCCGCTCGCAGTCCGCCGTCAGCGTCGACGCGGTCATTGTCCGGCGCGACGGACGGAACCCGCAAAACAGTAGCGGTTATCGCTGCGCACGGTCCCGTACTACTACGATCGACCCCGCCGTAGTGTCAGCCATGACAGCAGTCGACGAACGGACGCGACGGCAACTCTCGACCGGCCACGAGGTCGCGCTCCCGCTCGCGCTCTCGTTCGCGATGGGCGGCGTTACCGTTCCGGCGCGGCGCAGCCGGCTCGAGGCGGTCCTGCCCGACGGGCTCTCGTCGCTCGCGATCGCACCCGGTATCGGCTGCGTCACGCTCGTCGGGATCCAGTACCATCGCGTCGGCGGTGGCACTCGAGGTGCGACCGGACTCGAGCCCTACGACGAGTTCGCCGTCATCGTCCCGGCGGTCCGCGGGAGCCAGACGAGCCTCCCGGGCGCACAGCTCGCCGACGGCGAGATCGGCGGCTACGTCCACTGGCTGCCGGTGACGACCGACCCGTCGGTCGCGCTCGGCCGAGAGATCTGGGGCTATCCCAAGGAGCGGGCCGCTATCACGGTAACCGACGGGCCGGACGGCGTCCGTACCGTCGTCGACGGCGGCCGCTACGGAGACGAATCGGTCCGCCTCGAGATCGCCCGCCCGCGACTCGAGCCGACCGCGCGCGACTGGACGATGGCCAGTTACACGACGAAAGACGGCGCGCTCCTGCGGACGACGGCCCGAATTCGGGGCGAGGTGGCGCTCGGCCTCGGGCCGTCGATCGGCACGCGACTCGAGGTCGCGCCGGAACTGGCCGAGGAACTCGGGCTGTGGCGACGACCCATCGCGCGGCTGTACGGGTCGTCCGTTCGTGCGCACCTGTTCGAGGGTGAGCGGGTGGATGGGTGACGCGGCCGCTCGAGCGCTCGAGCGTCCCGCGAACGTCGCGGCTCCCGAACCATTTCGGCCCCTGCGGCCGAATCGGCCACAACGAACACGCGTAAGTGGCGGGGCTCCAAACCGCGTAGTATGACCGAGGAAACCGACCTCGAGGAACTCAGACGCGGGACCGATCTCGTCAAGCGCGGCTTCGCACGGATGCAGAAAGGCGGCGTCATCATGGACGTCGTCGACCCCGAGCAGGCCCGCATCGCCGAGGAGGCCGGCGCGGTCGCGGTGATGGCGCTGGAAGCCGTCCCCGCGGACATTCGCAAACGCGGTGGCGTCGCCCGGATGGCCGACCCCGCGGACGTCGAGGAAATCGTCGATTCAGTCTCGATCCCCGTTATGGGCAAATCCCGAATCGGCCACACGAAGGAGGCCCAGATCCTCGAGGCCGTCGGGGTCGACATGATCGACGAGTCCGAAGTGCTCACCCCCGCCGACGACGCCTACCACATCGACAAGCGCGACTTCACCGCACCGTTCGTCTGCGGCGCGCGCAATCTCGGCGAAGCCCTGCGCCGGATCGACGAGGGCGCGGCAATGATCCGCACCAAGGGCGAGGCCGGCACCGGCGACGTGAACCAGGCCGTCCACCACCAGCGGACGATCAAGGGCGCGATCCGCGAACTCGAGGGGATGAAACACGAGGAACGGGAGGCCTACGCTCGAGAGATCGAGGCGCCCGCGGAACTGGTCCACGAGACAGCCGAGATGGGGCGACTGCCGGTCGTCAACTTCGCCGCGGGCGGGATCGCGACGCCCGCCGACGCCGCGCTCATGATGCACCACGAGTGCGACGGCATCTTCGTCGGCAGCGGGATCTTCGGCGCGGAGAACCCGCCGGAGATGGCCGAGGCGATCGTTGAGGCGACCAACAACTGGGACGACCCCGAGACCCTCGCCGAGATCTCGAAGAACCTCGGCAAGAGCATGAAAGGCGACGCGAACGTCGATCTCCCCGAGGAAGAGAAGATGCAGGGCCGGGGCGTCTGATCGGCGACTGACCGAATCCCAACCCGTACACTGACTTGCCGAACCGCCGACCGATCGGCACGCACGCTCGTTTTGTGGCTCTCCCGTCCGGAGCGTGTGAATCTGACCGCTACGTGTCCGACTCCCACCACGTCTCGAGCGGCGGAATAATACCCGTTCGGAGAAGCGCGAGAAAGACCAGATACGTTAGCGTTGCACCACAGCACAGTGACAGCACCGGCACCGGCGCGACTCGAGCGCCGACGGCGGCTCCGCCGATCGCTACCGCAAGCGACGCGAGCTGGACCGGCCACCGTTCCCAGTAGTCCCGAACGAGCGCCGGGTCTCGAGCGGCGAGCAGTTCGAAGACGATCGTCCCCGTCCCGCCGACGGGCAGGAAGTAAATCGAGAGCGATGCATCGGTGAGGAAGGCGAGACCGAGGAACGCGGCGAGCGCGATCAGTGCGAGGAGGCCGTCGGTACTCGTTCCCATCCGCGGCTACGAGTCGTCCCGGTACAGCGTCGCGCCCTGCCCGATCGCGGTCTGGTAGGCCCGGCTGTCGACGCCGGCTGCGTCGAAGCCGTCGACCATCGCCGAGGCGATCGCCCGCTGGTCCCGTCGGTGACAGACCGCGAGGATCCCCGGCCCGGCCCCGCTGACCGTCACGCCGGTCGCGCCCGCCTCGAGGGCGGCCTCGCGAACCCGGTCGTAGCCGGTGATGAGCCGGGTGCGTTCGGGCGTGACGATATCGTCGTTCATGCCGCTGCCGACGAGATCCGGATCGTCTCGCGTCATGCCGACGGTCAGCGTGGCGGCGTTGCCGACGGTGGTGACGACGTCGTCCATCGGGGCCGAGTCGGGGACGACGCCGCGCGCGTCGCGCGTCGACACGGAGATATCGGGCAGGCAGGCGACGACGGAGACCGACGCGTCGACTTGCGTGACGCCGTCGTCGGTGACGACGGTAAAGCCGCCGAGCAGTGAGGGCGCGACGTTGTCCGCGTGGGCCTCGCCGGAGACGAGCGCCTCGCCCTCGGCCGCGACGGGGACGAGTTCTTCCCGTGAGCGGCCGCGGTCGTAGAGCGCGTTCAACGCGATGGCGGCGGCGGCCGCGCTCGCGGCCGACGACCCCAGTCCCGAGGACGGTCTGACGCCCTTGTCGATCCGGATGCGGGCCGGGGCGTCGAGCGCCTCCGCGACCGCACCGACGGTGTTCTTGGCGGGGTCTTCCGGGATGTACTCGCTGCCGGCACCGGTGATCGAAATCGTCGTTTCCGGGGCGCGTTCGACCCGGACCACGTCGGCGGGCGTTCCGAGAGCGACGCCGAAGACGTCGAAGCCACTCCCGAGGTTCGCACTCGTCGCAGGCGCCCGCACGGTGAGCATGCCGATTCCTTCCGAGACGGCAGTCAAAAAGGTAGCGAACGACGCCGACGACATCGCAGGAAAAGCGCCGACGGCATCGCAGAAAAAGCGCCGACGGCATCGCACGAAGAGTACCGCCGGCGACCCGAATCGGGACGAAGCCGCGGCGGTCCGTCTACTCGAGACCGTTCGCGGCGTTACTCGTCGTCTTCGGACGTGCCGAAGGTGAACACGTCGTCGCTCTCGGACCCGCTCTCGTCGGCATCGGTCTCGGTGTCGTTGTCCTCGCTCCCGTCGTCGCTCGCGAGGTCGTCATCGGTCGGCGAGCCGTCGCTATCGGTGCTCTCGTCGGCCGCAGCGGCCGACTCGGTGTCGGCAGCCTCGGCGTCGACCGGTTCGAGCGGCTGGCCGGCCGACGCGTCAGTCCCGTCCTCGGGCTCGGTCACCGGTTCGACCGCGTGTGCCGCGTCCTCGGCCGCGTCGGTGTCGGCGTCCTCGGTCTCGGTCGTCGTCTCGAGGTCGGGGTCCGCGAGCGGATCTGCCGTCTCGTCCGCGGCCGACTCAGT from Natrinema versiforme includes these protein-coding regions:
- a CDS encoding VWA domain-containing protein; its protein translation is MTDPPESAGLEIVRDHVVDEVVRLADALRAEGATVPPTASVTAARALAALTEYDEPTVRVALRAALISRRPDIAAFERCFPAFWARFTGEGTAESPPARDGATQPFAVPRGGASSRDGGGDTADSLERTERARSSVTESNASVGGDDEPDTETDRRHGFHALSTRTGRSEPLAVDAVTATAADVREPLERIGRVLGRKRGRRFTDAPTGSELNVRRTLRRSFGTGGTVLDVERYDYDRTAVNAVVLVDVSRSVLDSVDRGFLLGVLRQLHADWRSVRIFFFDTSLREVTAQFDEPSSERAIAALERAETEWGGGTKIGHALSTLRNDYPEVVDRETAVFVISDGLEVGELDRLERGMNWLSARADAVLWLNPLAADAEYEPACRGMAVAAPFVDGLFGFARPTDLEEIARQLSLRGVHGRIGYEYDGRGDANADRPS
- a CDS encoding XdhC family protein, whose protein sequence is MTSQDWSVPETEVLGAVREACTSDRRAVLATIVRVEGSAYRRPGTKMLIDGDGDGVGSLTAGCLEDEVRSLAASVLESGRPRLERFDLSGDDDVWGLGIGCNGVIDIFLEPLTDTLEPPLSVVDDGGDCTVVTVLESEDAAFARGDRAYYHADAGEFRELSGTWPDDVTARLEESASALAPAGTAETVTIDRGGSAVTLFLDGIAAPPELVVFGSGHDVAPVVRLATLADFRVIVVGFRGAVATSDRFPAADRTVSTAPARIRETLELDERTYAVVMSHNFVDDRLALDELVRSPVPYVGLMGPSKRFEEMLEAFAEEDRTFTEAELASVYTPIGLDLGSETPHQIAMSIVSEALAVHNDRSPAHLRDRDGALHDRADIELDDPPQQ
- a CDS encoding valine--tRNA ligase, whose translation is MSTDTPEHADDEPSLEGGYDPDAVESRWQQRWIDEDVYAYEGDEKRDPNTVYSIDTPPPTVSGSLHMGHLYGSTLQDFAARFQRMHDGDVLFPFGYDDNGIASERLTESELDIRHQDYERREFQELCREVCQEYEDDFTRKMQNLGTSIDWNNTYKTIEPRVQRISQLSFLDLHEKGREYRKKAPAIWCPDCETAISQVEMEDDERGSHFNDIAFELVGEDAPREEFVISTTRPELIPACVSVFVHPDDEENQDLVGETARIPIFGHEVSIIEDERVDMEKGSGVVMCCTFGDQNDIEWYQAHDLPLRVAIDESATMTDLAGPYEGMSTEEAREAIVEDLDDEGYLRDRREITHAVQVHERCDTAVEYRVSKQWYVEILDHKEEYLEAGREMDWYPEKMFARYEHWIEGLEWDWLISRQRDSGIPFPVWYCGDCDHPIMADREDLPVDPLSDEPPVSACPECGHDEFEAEEDVFDTWATSSLTPLINAGWDWDAESEAFTMDNPELYPFDLRPQGHDIISFWLFHTIVKCYEHTGEVPFDATMINGHVLDENREKMSKSRGNVVAPDEVLADYPVDAVRFWAASAAVGDDFPYQEKDLRAGEKLLRKLWNASKLVDTLAPADPDEPADLEAIDRWLLAELDDAVADLTAHLEDYEFAKARDRLRTFFWNTFCDDYLEIAKTREDNPSTQYALRTAHRTFLELWAPFLPHATEEIWQAVYSDDSETLENDSIHVHDWPSPQGYDADLEAGETAMEVISALRRYKSENQLPLNADLESVAVYGPIEGFEDAIQHVMHVRELDVLAEPPEITTEVAEIDLDYSTLGPKFGSKVGEIDAGIESGEYEIDDDAGVLRVAGEELEEELFEVELERTYSGEGEMVETESAVVILE
- a CDS encoding DUF1405 domain-containing protein; this encodes MTASTLTADCERPDDESLPAYLAPVPTTLEELGLRFAWLVVAINLAGTAFGFWYYSGQFTRTATVLWPWVPDSPLATLFVALAIAAWKLGREQPWLTALAFFGNLVLGLWTPMTLLAFADSYAYLSPVMFHFLFWSHLAMVVQALVLHRISDFPVWAVGVAAVWYWSNLIVDYFVPIVGEPHHTIIPVARDTAMFLEADALGVIAAGEVTFVLLAVFLALAIRVKKCEAARSRA
- a CDS encoding acetoacetate decarboxylase family protein is translated as MTAVDERTRRQLSTGHEVALPLALSFAMGGVTVPARRSRLEAVLPDGLSSLAIAPGIGCVTLVGIQYHRVGGGTRGATGLEPYDEFAVIVPAVRGSQTSLPGAQLADGEIGGYVHWLPVTTDPSVALGREIWGYPKERAAITVTDGPDGVRTVVDGGRYGDESVRLEIARPRLEPTARDWTMASYTTKDGALLRTTARIRGEVALGLGPSIGTRLEVAPELAEELGLWRRPIARLYGSSVRAHLFEGERVDG
- the pdxS gene encoding pyridoxal 5'-phosphate synthase lyase subunit PdxS, with amino-acid sequence MTEETDLEELRRGTDLVKRGFARMQKGGVIMDVVDPEQARIAEEAGAVAVMALEAVPADIRKRGGVARMADPADVEEIVDSVSIPVMGKSRIGHTKEAQILEAVGVDMIDESEVLTPADDAYHIDKRDFTAPFVCGARNLGEALRRIDEGAAMIRTKGEAGTGDVNQAVHHQRTIKGAIRELEGMKHEEREAYAREIEAPAELVHETAEMGRLPVVNFAAGGIATPADAALMMHHECDGIFVGSGIFGAENPPEMAEAIVEATNNWDDPETLAEISKNLGKSMKGDANVDLPEEEKMQGRGV
- a CDS encoding homoserine kinase translates to MLTVRAPATSANLGSGFDVFGVALGTPADVVRVERAPETTISITGAGSEYIPEDPAKNTVGAVAEALDAPARIRIDKGVRPSSGLGSSAASAAAAAIALNALYDRGRSREELVPVAAEGEALVSGEAHADNVAPSLLGGFTVVTDDGVTQVDASVSVVACLPDISVSTRDARGVVPDSAPMDDVVTTVGNAATLTVGMTRDDPDLVGSGMNDDIVTPERTRLITGYDRVREAALEAGATGVTVSGAGPGILAVCHRRDQRAIASAMVDGFDAAGVDSRAYQTAIGQGATLYRDDS